A region from the Streptosporangium sp. NBC_01756 genome encodes:
- a CDS encoding ArsR/SmtB family transcription factor, with product MPTDDVPETFHVTTGEQLRAVSNLTRHRIMAVLRFEPATITQIAQRVGLAKGSSSYHVRLLERAGLVKVVRTRKVRGVTERYYAMAARSIELPDPGEGGPDVLMRHAVADLEAAPAAGERHVRMAHLRLTEEQFAELGARLQALADEYQELSDPSLPDASLVFALFHPAPREQAEGDAK from the coding sequence GTGCCTACCGATGATGTTCCCGAGACGTTCCACGTCACCACTGGCGAGCAGCTACGCGCCGTTTCCAATCTCACGCGCCACCGGATCATGGCCGTGCTCCGCTTCGAGCCCGCGACGATCACGCAGATCGCCCAGCGGGTGGGCCTTGCGAAGGGGAGCTCCAGCTATCACGTGCGGCTGCTGGAGCGGGCCGGCCTGGTGAAGGTGGTGCGAACACGGAAAGTGAGAGGGGTCACCGAGCGGTACTACGCGATGGCCGCGCGGTCGATCGAGCTGCCGGATCCGGGCGAGGGAGGACCGGATGTGCTGATGCGCCACGCGGTGGCGGACCTGGAGGCAGCGCCGGCGGCTGGCGAGCGGCACGTACGGATGGCGCACCTGCGGCTCACCGAGGAGCAGTTCGCGGAGCTGGGGGCGCGGCTGCAGGCACTGGCGGACGAGTACCAGGAGCTGTCCGATCCGTCGCTGCCGGACGCGTCACTCGTCTTCGCACTGTTCCACCCGGCACCGCGCGAGCAGGCCGAAGGAGACGCCAAGTGA